TGTAGTTCTGGCTTCCGGACATAACTGCTCCCCCTTTTTCCGACTCGATGCACTCATCGTCTCACCCACCACTGACAATCGATCTTGGAAACCAGGCGCATGCAGACCCCGACCGCCCCGACCTGCCACGAAGAAAGACCCGGCCCAGCGCCGTCACCCGGCCCGCATCAGCGAGCCTCCCAGGAGAGAGCCGCCGTCCTGCCGAGGAGAACGCGGAAGACCGGCGTCCAAGACCGGCGTCCAAGACCGGCCATCAATCCCACGAGTTGAAGAGCGTCGCGCCCAGCGTCCCCGGCCGCCAGTGCCTGATCTGACGCCACTCCGCGCCAGACAGAGCACAGGTGTCCGACTCCGCCAGTGGGGGGAGGAGCCGGGCTGCACTCAAGACGACGAAACCGACGTCGCCGAGGACGGTGGCCCAGGCAGGGGCTTCCTGGAATTCGCTGGTGTACCAGTAGCGCCGGTCACCAACGAAGCAATCAGCGGATGGTGAGCGTGGAACAGAGCGATGTGCGTGCCCTCCCGATCGCTGATCGTGGCGCTGTGGAAGTTCTGTGGGTACTCCTGCTCCGTGAAGTCCTCGACCTGCCCGTGCGCAGCCCGCGCCGCGGCATACAGGCGACACGGCATGCCCTGGGATCGGTACTCGGCAAGGGCGGGTCACTCCCGCCTCGGAACCCCGTCACGCCCTTCTCCAAGCGCAGGGTGACCTGCGAGCTGTCCACCTTCCCCTCCGAGCCGTCCGCCCATCCTTCGATGGCGCAAACCTACTGACCAGCAACCTCCGTCGGCACAGGAAATTCGCCAGCAGCGTCTTGCAGTTGCCAGAGACCGGGCGTCTCACATCCCACCCTTGCGCCCCACCCCCGGCCGAAATAAGTGAGGCGGTGCGGCACCCACGCACACCCGCGACAACGTCGATGTTGGGACGGCCGAACGGGATACAGCGCACGCGACCATCACGGCATGGTCATGGCCCGGAAGTGGTACTCGTCGTATCCCACGACCGTCTGCGGTCGCCGGAACAGCCGACGTTCTGGGCCGCTCACCTGGCGGACCTGCGTGAAGGCTCCCCTAGAGCCGTCCGGCCCCCGCAGCACGAAGTCCCGGGCCACGTCAGGCACAAAACTTCTCAGTGCCCCACTTGACCACCCTGCACGATGCCCGGCTACCGCCCGGTCACCGCCGCTGCTCACACCCAGTCGATACCGACCTTCCGCAGCGCGCGGCGTTGTGCGGGAGAGAGCTTTTCCCTCCGCTGCTTGGTGTTGGTGACCCATACACCCAGCTTTACCGGCACCGGCTCCGTCTCGCCGTCAACGCAGATCTCTTCGCTATGGCCTCGGGGCACCGGCCGGTCACCTTCCCGCTCCACCCACTGCGCCAGGGCCGTCAGGCCCCGCTGGAACGCCTGCTGCGCCTTGCCTGGGCCCTTCGTCGCACGCTTGGCGGACGGCGTGGGAGACGGCGTCTCAGCCGGATGCAGGCCCAGCCCG
This Streptomyces decoyicus DNA region includes the following protein-coding sequences:
- a CDS encoding helicase associated domain-containing protein, giving the protein MSAAMPGGVRQCAGGGGCEASTWAQLSQEQQRRLAGLGLHPAETPSPTPSAKRATKGPGKAQQAFQRGLTALAQWVEREGDRPVPRGHSEEICVDGETEPVPVKLGVWVTNTKQRREKLSPAQRRALRKVGIDWV